The Chlorocebus sabaeus isolate Y175 chromosome 16, mChlSab1.0.hap1, whole genome shotgun sequence genome window below encodes:
- the ST6GALNAC1 gene encoding alpha-N-acetylgalactosaminide alpha-2,6-sialyltransferase 1 — protein MRSCLWRCRHLSQGIQWSLLLALLVFFLFALPSFIKEPQTKPSRHQRTENIKERSPQSLEKPKSQAPARARRTTMYAKPVPENNTLNIQTQPKAHTTRDTGKEANQTPPEEQDKAPNTAQTAAWKSPEKQKTTVNTLSPRGQEAGMASGRTEAQSWKSQDTKTTQGNGDQTRKLTTTRTVSVKHQGKAVTTAKTLIPKSRPLMLAPTGAVSTRTRQKGVTTAVIPPKEKKAQVTPPPAPFQSPTTQGNQRLKAANFKSEPRWDFEEKYSFEIGGLQTTCPDSVKTKASRSLWLQKLFLPNLTLFLDSRHFNRSEWDRLEHFAPPFGFMELNYSLVQKVVTRFPPVPQQQLLLASLPAGSRRCITCAVVGNGGILNNSHMGQEIDSHDYVFRLSGALIKGYEQDVGTRTSFYGFTAFSLTQSLLILGNRGFKNVPLGKDVRYLHFLEGTRDYEWLEALLMNQTVTSKNLFWFRHRPQEAFREALHMDRYLLLHPDFLRYMKNRFLRSKTLDGAHWRIYRPTTGALLLLTALQLCDQVSAYGFITEGHERFSDHYYDTSWKRLIFYINHDFKLEREVWKRLHDEGIIWLYQRPGPATTKAKN, from the exons GCATCAACGCACAGAGAACATTAAAGAAAGGTCTCCACAGTCCCTGGAAAAGCCTAAGTCCCAGGCACCCGCAAGAGCAAGGAGGACAACCATGTATGCAAAGCCAGTGCCAGAGAACAATACCCTCAACATACAAACCCAGCCCAAAGCCCACACCACCAGAGACACAGGAAAGGAGGCCAACCAGACACCACCGGAGGAGCAGGACAAGGCGCCCAACACAGCACAGACGGCAGCATGGAAGAgcccagaaaaacagaaaaccacagtGAACACACTGTCACCCAGAGGGCAAGAAGCAGGGATGGCCTCTGGCAGGACAGAGGCGCAGTCATGGAAGAGCCAGGACACAAAGACGACCCAAGGAAATGGGGACCAGACCAGGAAGCTGACGACCACCAGGACGGTGTCGGTGAAGCACCAGGGCAAAGCGGTGACCACAGCCAAGACGCTCATTCCCAAAAGTCGGCCGCTTATGCTGGCCCCCACAGGAGCAGTGTCAACAAGGACAAGACAGAAAGGAGTGACCACAGCAGTCATCCCACCCAAGGAGAAGAAAGCTCAGGtcaccccaccccctgcccctttCCAGAGCCCCACGACGCAGGGAAACCAAAGACTGAAGGCTGCCAACTTCAAGTCTGAGCCTCGGTGGGATTTTGAGGAAAAATACAGCTTCGAAATAGGAGGCCTTCAGACG ACTTGCCCTGACTCTGTGAAGACCAAAGCCTCCAGGTCGCTGTGGCTCCAGAAACTCTTTCTGCCCAACCTTACTCTCTTCCTGGACTCCAGACACTTCAACCGGAGTGAGTGGGACCGCCTGGAACACTTTGCACCACCCTTTGGCTTCATGGAGCTCAACTACTCCT TGGTGCAGAAGGTCGTGACACGCTTCCCTCCAGTGCCCCAGCAGCAGCTGCTCCTGGCCAGCCTCCCTGCTGGGAGCCGCCGGTGCATCACCTGTGCCGTGGTGGGCAACGGGGGCATCCTGAACAACTCCCACATGGGCCAGGAGATAGACAGTCATGACTACGTGTTCCG ATTGAGCGGAGCTCTCATTAAAGGCTACGAACAGGATGTGGGGACTCGGACATCCTTCTACGGCTTTACTGCCTTCTCCCTGACCCAGTCACTCCTTATATTGGGCAATCGGGGTTTCAAGAACGTGCCTCTCGGGAAG GACGTCCGCTACTTGCACTTCCTGGAAGGCACCCGGGACTATGAGTGGCTGGAAGCGCTGCTTATGAATCAGACGGTGACGTCAAAAAACCTTTTCTGGTTCAG GCACAGACCCCAGGAAGCTTTTCGGGAAGCCCTGCACATGGACAGGTACCTGTTGCTGCACCCAGACTTTCTCCGATACATGAAGAACAG GTTTCTGAGGTCTAAGACCCTGGATGGTGCCCACTGGAGGATATACCGCCCCACCACTGGGGCCCTCCTGCTGCTCACTGCCCTTCAGCTCTGTGACCAG GTGAGTGCCTATGGCTTCATCACCGAGGGCCACGAGCGCTTTTCTGATCACTACTATGATACATCATGGAAGCGGCTGATCTTTTACATAAATCATGACTTCAAGCTGGAGAGAGAAGTCTGGAAGCGGCTACACGATGAAGGGATAATCTGGCTATACCAGCGTCCCGGTCCTGCAACTACCAAAGCCAAGAACTGA